The stretch of DNA CTAAGTCAGCATAGATCCTCTGGGGACAATGCATGACTGTACAATTCGCCTGGCAGTCCATCTAACAGTTTGCCATCCCTAAAGCCAAAAATCCTTCTGTATTTAGTGTTTGACTTTTAGATCAATATGAACCGTTCATAAAAATAACCTTAGGACATTATGATAGGTAGGAAAGTCAGCCAGATGACTGAGAAGAAGTCAATATCAAGCATTTAATGAGCTGGTCTCATTGGTCGCTTTTAAGAAGATGCTAAATGATGCTAAAAGGAGGCAGACGCAtctggctgtagatgttttgATGTATTTATGATTGTGGTTGACTTGGGAAATATTTGCTACTttagttgttttatttttttgtgtactttgtgtgtatgcgtgactgtactgctgcctgtcttggccaggacaatcttgaaaaagagatttttaatctcaagGTTCTTTCATGgataaatacaaattaaataaagaattGTATGCTTGTATTGTAAGAATCGTTTGAAAAACCTCTACCTAttcaaatatacacacacatacacaatctaTTCTGAACCCTAATTTGCATATTCCAGAACACTTCTTTGTGATGTTGCTGACATGACCTCATGATAGAACTTCTCACCATGTTCCATGTTCTGGTCACCTTAccttcacaacacacacacagtgggaaGTTCACTCTGATTCTGATCTCTCAGTTATCGTGTTAGAAACGTCTTTAACGTCATCATGAAAAAAGACTATGCAAAGACTCTTGTTTCTCTGGCCCTAAGGAGAGTCCGAGGTAAGTGTGGAATCAAGGCAAGAAAACCTGCAGTCACTCACGTTAATGATCCATATAATGTATTAGGTAGAGTAGGCAGAATAAATACCTTAAAATATAGACCTCTAATTTCTGCTACTGAGCCCTTTATCGCACTGTGATCTGAGTCTGTACTGTGGgataataaaaaatgacaatttaaaacatttagcGACTATAATTCACAACAAATTgatgtttttctcatttgtagAGCGCAGGTGTTCGGCGTCTGCAAATGATGGCCCGACTAGGACGATTAAAAGAAAGGCCACTCCTGGCAGGAAGACCCTTAGAAAAAAGACAAGGGTCCCTAACACCTCTAAGGGTGATATCGCCGTGAGAGGAGTGAAGAGGACAATATTTGACCTTAACAAGCATGACATGGAGACGGCGTCCTGCTCAGCGGACACTGGTAGGCTGTGGGCTGATCTTGTGAAATTACTGCTGGGAGTGTATACCTCTGTCGGTTTACTGAACATGAGGATCaagacagtggtggaagaagtactcagatctttaACTTAACTTAATGGAGTAATACATAAGTGATacataagtaaaagtcctgcattcaaaatcttgtaaagtacaagtacctttaGAATCGTACCtaagtacagtatttgagtaaatgaTCTTAGTTTTTTCACATCACTGGGTTCAAATTTAGTGGATTCATTATTACAGAAATGTCCATCAACTAGGGAATTGGCAAATTGATCTAAATACACTTTAGTTCACCTGAATTACAaaggaaaacacattttcttcccTCTAGTTGTATCTATTTATGCAGATagttttggatttttttctcaaaagGAGGAAAAACTGTCTGTGTTAGTGCCTTACCAGTAAGCTGATGTTCCTCTGGGGGGGGTTTCTCATGTAGAAAGCTGCAATACATCTGTGAGTGATGTGAGCAAGAGAGGCGTTAAGAGGAAGGCTGTCGGCGTCGCCGATGGAGAAGGACCAAgcaggaaaataaaaaggaaatcaGACCTGAAGGAGAAACTGGATTTGTCCGTAGCTGCCCTAACAGGTCAGTAGATAGTGATACATGTAGGGTTTTTAAGGAAAACTAATTTTCTTCCCTCTAGTTGTATCTATTTATGCAGATAgttttggatttttttcacCCAGGTTTTGAGATTTTTGCATCAGAATAGTGCCCTGGGTAAAAAAGATAATCCACTGAACACACTGGTGGCAGATTCTTTGGGACTATTTCTTTGGTAGAAGGTAGTTCCAATATAAACTGTTCATGCTGAGGCTTGTGGATTATCCAGAGTAACAAGGAGTTTTTGGAGATAGATGTTGCTAAAATGTTCTTAAATGTTTCATTGCTGTGAGCACCACAAACTCCATTCCATCCACCTCCATTGTATTGGGGTGGAGAGACAGATATCTCCAAACCTGGACAAATAAAACCCCATCCGCACGGATAAATACCACTAGAGGACAGTgagaaatattgtttttaataaagtCTTGGCaggcttttttaaaactttagaCAGAACCAGGCTAACAGTTTCCCCCAGCCTCAAgagtctttatgctaagttaGGCTAACCACAGCTCAACTCCAGCTCTGGCGGCAGAGCAGAAAACATTCATATGTGCCATTTTGGAAGGCACCGAATGACGGGCTGTTTTGTCATTTAGTTTGGAGGACTTTCTGTCTGTGTTAGTGCCTGTGACTGTCAACAAGCTGATGTTCCTCTGGGGGGTTTTCTCATGTAGAAAGCTGCAATACATCTGTGAGTGATGTGAGCAAGAGAGACGTTAAGAGGAAGGCTGTCGGCGTCGCCGATGGAGAAGGACCAAGCAGGAATATAAAAAGGAAATCAGACCTGAAGGAGAAACTGGATTTGTCCATAGCTGCCCTTACAGGTCAGTAGATAGTGATACATGTAGGGTTTGGCTTTATGTTAGCATGATTTACATTAGGTGTAATATCTTTTTTaaaccatgtatttattgaAATTGTTGTACGTTTTACAGACAAAAACAGTACAAGGCACataacataaaacagaaaaaaaacaaaaaccaaggATCAAATGTAGTAGCTGTAGTATCCACAGTCATAAGTCTGTACATATTAGGTGTAATATTACATAATTGGTGTTCCTCACAACTGTATTAAAACGAAATATACATGTTTGTCTGTTTAGCAAAATTTAAGGCCAAATACCTTGAGCAGGATCAGCTGGGCGTGGGAGGATGTGGATCTGTGTTTGCCGGATATCGCAGAGCAGATAATTTACCTGTAAGTGTTACACACGCATTCTTGAACACAGATACATTATGGTCCGTAAGTGCTAACCAAAGTCCTGTTTGTCCTCGTAGGTTGCCATCAAACGCGTACCAAAGGACAAAATCCTCTGCAAAGTAGTGGTAAGTGAGCAACACCTACTGCTGTTGAAATCAGCTGTATTCAGCACTGCACGCTCTTACTTGAATGCATTATGGATGAATGATTCTATATTATTCTCTAAAACGttcctctccctcatcctctattttgttgtgatgtttcaGGACCAGAATGGGAAGCAGCTGTCCGTGGAGGTCGCCGCCATGTTAAAACTTGGGGCTGAAACAAGTGGATCGGTGGGGACGTCAGCACCAGTGTCCCTACTGGACTGGTATGATTTGGACCAGGAGCTGATCCTGGTGCTGGAGAGACCAATTCCCTCCAAGGACCTACTCAATTACGTTGAAGACAACGGAGGTTCCCTACAGGAGGAACAGACCAAGGTAAGCTACTGGAggatcctgtgtgtgtgtgtttgtgtgtgtgtgtgtgtgtgtgtgtgtgtgtgtgtgtgtgtgtgtgtgtgtgtgtgtgtgtctgtgtgtgtgtgtgtgtgtgtgtgtgtgtgtgtgggggggtggggtgggggtggggggggcaggGAGGGTCCTAGTTTTAGGCCATCATTTCTATTGATTATGATAACATTGTACTCACCATAAGTCATTGCAAGAAACAGGCCGTGGAGGCAGTCAAACAGGTTGTAAACAAAGCCCCAGCCaaacaaagagagaaacaaacgGAAATTATAACCAGCTCCACTGAACATCTTTTGAGTATTTCGGTGCCTATAGGCTACAGGCAGTTGTAGTCAACTTTTAATGACAGCAATCCCAGCCATGAGAAAATGTCACACAACCCTCCTCTCTGATCCCTCATCTCTCTCCTTTTGTCTCTCAGAGCATACTGACACAGCTTGTTGATGCAGCAATTGAACTTGAGAACCATTGCATCTTTCACCGAGACATCAAGGTGGAAAATATACTGATCGAAACCAGTTCAGATGTCCCTCGCATTCGCCTTATCGACTTCGGACTGAGCTGCTTCGCTAAGAAAGGATCCTCTTACCGCAATTTCTACGGTAAGGAGTCTAGCTTCTGCTCCTGCTCTTCACAAACTTACTTATCTACGACTCTAACATTTAGACATAGCTTCTTGTCCGCCTCATCCTCACCGTCGTATTATTATGTCCGTGTATTGTAGGTACCCCTTCTCACATCCCTCCCGAGTGGTACAGTCGTTGTTTCTACAGGCCCGGCCCCACCACAGTGTGGCAGCTGGGAGTGGTCATGTTTGAAACGCTCCACCAAGCTTCGTTTGAGACCACCGAGTTCCTCGGAAACAAGCTGAGAATCAGCAAAAAGCTgtccaaaagtaagaaaaaacatacacaaacatgtcAGCAGGCACAAATCTGGTCATTTTAGTTCACATGTGATGGATCACCGtcatctttcttcttcttctttctctgcaGACTGCCAGGATTTCTTGAGAATGTGTTTGACCAAAGAACCCCAGCAGCGTCTTACTCTGGAGCAGCTCCGACTTCACCCATGGCTCAGCACTACAGCCATACAAAGTCCATAAATCTATCCAATGCCATACataagtgtatatatatatatatatatatatatagctattaTGTGATATAATAGTTTAAATCTGAGCCATAAAAATAAACTTCAATTAAAATCAAAACCCAATGAATTCACCTTTTCATCATACTTATCTAATTGTGTTTTAAGTTCAGTAATAAATTATAAAAgagtgacttcaacaaaactaaaATGGTTAGGACACTTGAACAGGAAAACATAATACATAGGGATAACCTAAATCAAATCTTTTTAAGAGATTATGAGAAGCTCCAGAGCTCTGGATCCAGGATTCAGGAGCAGCCAGAGGAGACCTTCCTCTGGGACAACGCTGTGTTCTTATGTAGGGGAGCAGCAGTTCCCATCAAGTGTTTGAAACGTGTTCAGAAAACTCTCAAAATCAATTAACTCTAAAACTGAAAATAGAGGTATAATGTGATCTTGTTTTTTGGAATTTGTGAAAAGCCCggcagctgcattttgtaccAGGAAGAGTGAAATGGTTTTGAGACTTAACACCagcggtggaggaagtattcagatcctttacttaagtaaaagaaggCTACTACTAGgctactaataccacactgtaaaaattactgttacagtaaaagtcctgcattaaaaacatTCCCTCAGGTAAAGTCTGTAAGTATAATCAGGAAAATATAGTTAAAGAATAACACGTCCCTGTGactgttatattatatattatagttaGAAATACaataattttatttctatgataTTATATCATTAGATTGTTATCACTCATGCATTAATTTAAAAGCAGGATTTTACTGTTGGAGTTGGTTGAGCTGGAGCTCATTTTGATCTATTAactaatgatttttttaaattatggattcatctgctgattatttttcagtacaaaatacaacacagtttAGAAATTAGAGGAAGCAGCAATAAGTAGGTGAAATAACTTGTTTACTGGTCTGAACAGCCAGTCATCAACTGCTACTCAGCATGACTGCTGAAATGAAACtattaattataaaataaactaaaacaaaaactttTGTATCTACATCAAGACTAAATGTgtgaataaataattaaatagccATTCACATGATCGAGCAATGATAGCTGTGAATTTAAGGCTCTacatcaggggtcttcaatgtttttaaaccaaggacccctttactgaaaaaaagatggagcagggacctcctactacatattgtataaaataaaattgcatATTAGACTAGGCATACAATACTGTGTAGAAAAGCctttgtacatacatacatttttcggataaaatactaagctattaaaatcataatttttgttacacatacatgtggcacagtgaatccttaggattaactgtatctgtggatggctaagcttg from Sander lucioperca isolate FBNREF2018 chromosome 13, SLUC_FBN_1.2, whole genome shotgun sequence encodes:
- the LOC116056054 gene encoding serine/threonine-protein kinase pim-1-like isoform X1 translates to MKKDYAKTLVSLALRRVRERRCSASANDGPTRTIKRKATPGRKTLRKKTRVPNTSKGDIAVRGVKRTIFDLNKHDMETASCSADTESCNTSVSDVSKRGVKRKAVGVADGEGPSRKIKRKSDLKEKLDLSVAALTESCNTSVSDVSKRDVKRKAVGVADGEGPSRNIKRKSDLKEKLDLSIAALTAKFKAKYLEQDQLGVGGCGSVFAGYRRADNLPVAIKRVPKDKILCKVVDQNGKQLSVEVAAMLKLGAETSGSVGTSAPVSLLDWYDLDQELILVLERPIPSKDLLNYVEDNGGSLQEEQTKSILTQLVDAAIELENHCIFHRDIKVENILIETSSDVPRIRLIDFGLSCFAKKGSSYRNFYGTPSHIPPEWYSRCFYRPGPTTVWQLGVVMFETLHQASFETTEFLGNKLRISKKLSKNCQDFLRMCLTKEPQQRLTLEQLRLHPWLSTTAIQSP
- the LOC116056054 gene encoding serine/threonine-protein kinase pim-1-like isoform X2; the encoded protein is MKKDYAKTLVSLALRRVRERRCSASANDGPTRTIKRKATPGRKTLRKKTRVPNTSKGDIAVRGVKRTIFDLNKHDMETASCSADTESCNTSVSDVSKRGVKRKAVGVADGEGPSRKIKRKSDLKEKLDLSVAALTAKFKAKYLEQDQLGVGGCGSVFAGYRRADNLPVAIKRVPKDKILCKVVDQNGKQLSVEVAAMLKLGAETSGSVGTSAPVSLLDWYDLDQELILVLERPIPSKDLLNYVEDNGGSLQEEQTKSILTQLVDAAIELENHCIFHRDIKVENILIETSSDVPRIRLIDFGLSCFAKKGSSYRNFYGTPSHIPPEWYSRCFYRPGPTTVWQLGVVMFETLHQASFETTEFLGNKLRISKKLSKNCQDFLRMCLTKEPQQRLTLEQLRLHPWLSTTAIQSP